A genomic window from Pecten maximus chromosome 4, xPecMax1.1, whole genome shotgun sequence includes:
- the LOC117325960 gene encoding uncharacterized protein LOC117325960 isoform X1, which yields MARNEEKQLGRLNRLLLKQDKEEQEKKNPKRPRLDDLNSSEDIKKWIPSIKRDIDFCLKQSQVPCYPDSKIQECNSRIDSLRRQYWAFIRKLRHLDPSTGSIPWTDRHYTPKKRQHSPGHHYTDDETEKKQQCIANSSPGVTSPVSSSNGISHRSFNTPDRVISPVQTIPGLVDCSSDFSPISTPLLDNDTSYQTLYGYEPGPRVVMDGTTNPALNDQPLTFITKDISAVDDSLNGATEPVGEVFDQTERHLNDSTQDESLTYTNSESIGTVTGSKAASSLIPYSDSSDNND from the exons ATGGCGCGGAATGAAGAGAAACAGCTTGGCAGACTGAACAGATTACTTCTAAAACAAGACAAAGAAG AACAGGAAAAGAAGAACCCCAAAAGGCCTAGGCTT GATGACTTAAACTCCAGTGAAGACATTAAGAAGTGGATCCCAAGTATCAAGCGAGATATTGACTTCTGCCTCAAG CAATCTCAAGTTCCTTGTTACCCAGACAGTAAAATCCAGGAGTGTAACAGCAGGATTGACTCCCTACGTCGTCAGTACTGGGCTTTCATCAGAAAGCTACGCCATCTTGACCCAAGTACTGGTAGTATACCCTGGACAGACCGTCACTACACCCCAAAGAAACGTCAACACTCTCCTGGTCATCATTACACAG ATGATGAAACTGAGAAAAAACAGCAATGTATAGCTAACAGCAGTCCTGGAGTGACCTCCCCTGTCTCTTCATCAAATGGAATTTCTCATAGATCATTTAACACCCCGgacagagttatttcccctgttCAGACAATACCAGGTTTAGTTGATTGCTCCTCGGATTTCAGTCCTATCTCTACTCCATTACTTGACAATGACACCTCCTACCAAACCCTGTACGGGTATGAGCCAGGGCCACGTGTGGTAATGGATGGTACAACGAACCCTGCTCTAAACGATCAGCCACTCACTTTTATCACCAAAGACATTTCAGCAGTAGATGATTCCTTAAATGGTGCGACAGAACCTGTGGGTGAGGTATTTGATCAGACAGAGAGACATTTAAATGATAGTACACAGGATGAATCTCTAACATACACAAATAGTGAGTCGATAGGTACTGTGACTGGTAGTAAGGCTGCCTCTAGTCTCATTCCTTACTCCGATTCCTCTGATAATAATGATTAG
- the LOC117325960 gene encoding uncharacterized protein LOC117325960 isoform X2, with protein sequence MARNEEKQLGRLNRLLLKQDKEEQEKKNPKRPRLDDLNSSEDIKKWIPSIKRDIDFCLKQSQVPCYPDSKIQECNSRIDSLRRQYWAFIRKLRHLDPSTGSIPWTDRHYTPKKRQHSPGHHYTDDETEKKQQCIANSSPGVTSPVSSSNGISHRSFNTPDRVISPVQTIPGLVDCSSDFSPISTPLLDNDTSYQTLYGYEPGPRVVMDGTTNPALNDQPLTFITKDISAVDDSLNGATEPVGEVFDQTERHLNDSTQDESLTYTNSESIGTVTGSKAASSLIPYSDSSDNND encoded by the exons AACAGGAAAAGAAGAACCCCAAAAGGCCTAGGCTT GATGACTTAAACTCCAGTGAAGACATTAAGAAGTGGATCCCAAGTATCAAGCGAGATATTGACTTCTGCCTCAAG CAATCTCAAGTTCCTTGTTACCCAGACAGTAAAATCCAGGAGTGTAACAGCAGGATTGACTCCCTACGTCGTCAGTACTGGGCTTTCATCAGAAAGCTACGCCATCTTGACCCAAGTACTGGTAGTATACCCTGGACAGACCGTCACTACACCCCAAAGAAACGTCAACACTCTCCTGGTCATCATTACACAG ATGATGAAACTGAGAAAAAACAGCAATGTATAGCTAACAGCAGTCCTGGAGTGACCTCCCCTGTCTCTTCATCAAATGGAATTTCTCATAGATCATTTAACACCCCGgacagagttatttcccctgttCAGACAATACCAGGTTTAGTTGATTGCTCCTCGGATTTCAGTCCTATCTCTACTCCATTACTTGACAATGACACCTCCTACCAAACCCTGTACGGGTATGAGCCAGGGCCACGTGTGGTAATGGATGGTACAACGAACCCTGCTCTAAACGATCAGCCACTCACTTTTATCACCAAAGACATTTCAGCAGTAGATGATTCCTTAAATGGTGCGACAGAACCTGTGGGTGAGGTATTTGATCAGACAGAGAGACATTTAAATGATAGTACACAGGATGAATCTCTAACATACACAAATAGTGAGTCGATAGGTACTGTGACTGGTAGTAAGGCTGCCTCTAGTCTCATTCCTTACTCCGATTCCTCTGATAATAATGATTAG